Below is a window of Deinococcus aerophilus DNA.
CCGGCGTGGGTGTCGAAGCCGCCCAGCGACACGTACAGCACGCGCTGGCCCACCCCGGCAGCGATCAGGCGGGCAGCGTCCTGCAGCTGCTCGGCAAAGCGGCCCTCGGGGTAGCTGGCCCCCGCGCGGTACTTCTTGACGTTCTCCTGCACCCGCGCGGTGTTCTTCATCATCTGACGGGTGGCACGCAGCAGGTAGTCGGCCTCGCCCTCGCGCGGGGCGTCGAGCAGACGGTTCAGGGCACCGTCGAGGCCCTGCGGCAGCTTGACCTGAAAGGTATCCACCCGCTCGATGCTCGGCAGGCTGAAGGTCTCGGCCCGCAACGCCAGCGGCGTGGTGCCCCCGAGATTGGAGGCGCAGAAGGGATCACCGATCTTCTCGGCCACCCGCCCGATCCAGCCCTCGGCTCCGGCCTGGGTGGGATCGGCGGTGTGCCAGATCGCCATGCTGGCGAAGTGCGAGCGGTTGGGGTTGGGATAACCCACGTTCTCCATCCACGCGAGCTGCCCGGCGTCCCACAGGCCCATCAGGGGCTTGAGGGCCGGGTGCATTCCCAGATCCGGGGTCAGGGTAAGCACGTCCTTGCGGGGAATGGCGATGTTGGGGCGCGCGGCGTAGTACGCGCCGTTGCTGTAGGGCACCAAGGTGTTCAGGCCGTCGTTGCCGCCGGTGAGCTGAATGACCACCAGCGTCTTGGAGCCGCCCGCCTGGGCCGCCGCGCGCGCCAGAAAGCCGGGCATGCCGGTGGTGGCGGCCACCGCCAGGGCGGAGAGTTTCAGAAAGTCACGTCTGTCGGGCATCGGACACCTCGGGGAAGATAGGGACGCGGGGCGCTGGGGGCCGTCCGCGGAAAGGAAGCTGGGTGGAACCGCCGTCGCCTCAGGGCCGCCTCAGGCCAGCTGGAACTCGGGGCTGATCAGGGCCAGGTACACGCGCTGTTTGGGGTTCAGGCCCTTCAGGGCGGCCTGGGCCGGACCGGTCTCGCTGCCGAAGAGGGCCAGGTCGCTGGGTACGGCGTCCAGTGTGGGAGCAGTCCCGCCCAGCGACAGTGCGGCGGCCACCTGCAGGCGGGTCAGCAGGGCCGAGTCGTTGATCCACTCGCGCCCGCCGTCCCAGCCCTTGACCGTGTCTGGCTGCAGCAGCAGCTGACCCATGCGGCCCGCGGTCTGGGCCAGGTTCAGCAGTTGCTTGGCCTCCAGCTTGGGTCCCCCCAGGGTGCGGACCGCGCTGACGATGTATTCCACCGGACCCCGGATGATGCGGGCGCGGCTGTGCGGGGCATAGAAGGCCGCGCTGGAGAGCAGTTCTTCCAGCACCGCGCCCACGTTGCCGCCCGTGCGCCGGAAGGTCTCGGCGCTGCCCTGCACGGCGGCCTCGTCGGGGGTGTCGGCCAGGAAGGTGCGGTGCAGCTTGCGCGACACGAACACGGCGGTCTGCGGGTGGGTGGCGGCCAGGTGAACCACGTCCTCGAAACCCAGTCGCCCGGTCTGTCCCAGGTACGTTTTCTGTCCGTCGTCGTGCTGGCGGGGATTGAAGCTGGCGCGCGGGGTCTGCAGGTAGGTGTTCCTGGGGTTGCCGCGCCCGCCCTCGAAGCTCCAGCCGGTCAGGGCGCGCGCGCCCTCACGGACATCCTGTTCGGTGTAGTTGGGCCGGCCGGGCGTGCCGATGCCCACGGTGAACAGTTCCAGCAGCTCGCGGGCGAAGTTCTCGTTGGGCCGCCCCCTGCGGTTCAGATCGTTATCGAGGTAGCGCAGCATGGCCGGCGACTGCGCGACCTCCAGCGTGAAGCGCTCGAAGCTGGGCGTGGCTGCGTGCCGGCGCAGCAGGCCCAGGTACCCGGCCAGGGCCGGATGGTTCTTGACCTTGTCGGTGCCGACCACAAAGTGGTTGCTCCAGGTCAGGGCCAGGCGCTCGCGCAGCGGCTGGGGACTGTACATCAGTTCGTAGAGCCATGCGGCACGCGTGAGCTGCAGCATCGCGCCCGGGGTCGCGCCGGTGGAGGGATCAAAGGGGTTGCCGGGGGCAGTGCGGCTGTCGAACCGCAGGGCTTCTCTCGCCACGTCACGGGGGTTCTTGCCGACCAGGGCGCGGATCTGTGCGTCGGTCGCGCCGAAGGCCGTGCGCCGCAGAAAATGCGCGGCGTCCTCGGAAGTCAGGGGGCGGGGATGGGGGGGTAGGCTCACGCTGGATGCTCCTTGAGGGTGACGGGCGGCCGGGGCAGAGGGGGGGCGGGCGGGTAGAGTCAGGTGGAGTGGGGAAAGCGGCACCCTACGGGTCAGATGCGCCGGGCTCCAAAAAAGTTCCGCGCAGGGCAGCGAGCCCCGGGGAGTCCACCCGCTGCACCTGGGCCAGCGCCGCCCGGAGTGCACGGTCCGGCAGGTTGCCGACCAGCCACACGAAGCCGCCCGCCACCTGCCGCGACGCGACGCCCGGCGCGGCCCGCACGCCCCGCGGCGCGGTGACCAGGGCGAACATGTTCACGCCGTCGGTCAGGGTGATCTCGGTCCGGCCGTTGGGGCGGCTGCGGACCTCGCTGGGCACCACGCCGGGAGGCAGCCGCAGCCCCGGCAGGGCGGCGAGGACCGCTGCGCGCAGACCGGCCGGCAGGGCCGGCACCGGGTCCCGGACCGCTGTGGGCTGGGCAGTGACCGCCGTGAACGCGGCGCGGCGGGCAGGTGTGCCGTCGGGGAAGTTCTCCTGGTAGGCCAGCGGAATGTTCCACTGCGTGTCGATCCACAGCGACCAGCGGGCCGCCTCGCCTGCCCGGGGCGTGAGGTCAAAGCGGGTGGTGGAGCGGCCCGCGACCGTCTCCGGCCCCACACGTTTCACGGTGAAGTTGCGGGCCAGCAGGCCCGGGCGAAACGGCACGCGCGGCAGCGCCCTCGCCGTGCGGGTCGGCACGTCGCGGGGCGGAAACAGCACCGTGACCTCGGCGGTGCCGCGCGCCTCCAGCGTCCGCGCGCGCAGCAGGGCCGCGCTGAGATCGTCCACGTCCTGTGCGTCCGCTGCGCCGCTCAGGACCAGCGCCGCGAGCAGCGCCCCCCGCAGTCCACCCGTCCTCACCAGCCGTCTCCCCAGGCACTTTGATACGCCTCGTAGGCCGCGCTGGCCGGCAGCGCAGGAGGGGGACGCAGCACGCTGACCCCCGCCACCACCGCCGCTGAGGCGAGCAGCGCCGGGACCCAGCCGGCGCGCAGGTGTCGGGCCCGGGCCGCCCGGGCCCGTTCGTCGCGCAGGGCCGCGCCCCCCAGGAAACGTTCGGCGGCCCCGGCGTCGGCGGGAGTCTCGGCGCGGGCGCGGGCGAGCAGGGTATCGAGGTCGTGGTCATTCATGGAGAAGTCCTTGGTGGATGGGCATGGGCGGGGAGAGGGGGTTCACGGCTCGATTCCGGCGCGCGTCAGCCACGCTCGCAGGGCGGCGCGGCCCCGGTTGATGCGGCTTTTGACCGTGCCCAGCTCCGCGCCGGTGATGCGCGAGATCTCGGCGTAGTCCAGCCCGGCGAGTTCGCGCAGCGAGACGGCCTCGCGCTGCTCGCGGGGCAGGGCCTGCAGCGCCTGGGCCAGCTGGTCGCGCAACTCGGCCTGCTCGCCGGTCCGGGCCGGGTCGTGGGGGGCCAGCGGTTCGGGGGCGTCGTGCATGGAGACCGTGGGGTGGCCCTTGCCGCGCAGCGCTCCGTAACAGGCGTTCAGGGTGACGCGGTGCAGCCAGGTGCTGAAGGTGGCCTCGCCCCGGAAGTCCTTCAGCCCCCGGTGGACGGAGATAAACACCTCCTGTACCACGTCGTCCGCCGCGCCCGGACCGACCATGGTCGCGGCCAGGCGGTGGACGGTGCCCGCGTGACGCCTCACCAGCACCTCGAAGGCCCGCTCGTCGCGCGCGGCGAGGCGCACGAGGACGGCGTCCGGCGGGCCGGGATCTTCCGCTGTGGGTGGGGCCAGGGCTTCACGCAAAG
It encodes the following:
- a CDS encoding DUF1501 domain-containing protein, which encodes MPDRRDFLKLSALAVAATTGMPGFLARAAAQAGGSKTLVVIQLTGGNDGLNTLVPYSNGAYYAARPNIAIPRKDVLTLTPDLGMHPALKPLMGLWDAGQLAWMENVGYPNPNRSHFASMAIWHTADPTQAGAEGWIGRVAEKIGDPFCASNLGGTTPLALRAETFSLPSIERVDTFQVKLPQGLDGALNRLLDAPREGEADYLLRATRQMMKNTARVQENVKKYRAGASYPEGRFAEQLQDAARLIAAGVGQRVLYVSLGGFDTHAGQRAEQDELLGTLAAGLSAFHADLEKQGLADDVIVMGFSEFGRRVAENASAGTDHGKGSVMFALGKGVRGGVHGSSPDLEDLSEGDIKYRQDFRGVYAEALARWLKLDDRAILGGTFQGPGWVA
- a CDS encoding transcriptional regulator, whose protein sequence is MRTGGLRGALLAALVLSGAADAQDVDDLSAALLRARTLEARGTAEVTVLFPPRDVPTRTARALPRVPFRPGLLARNFTVKRVGPETVAGRSTTRFDLTPRAGEAARWSLWIDTQWNIPLAYQENFPDGTPARRAAFTAVTAQPTAVRDPVPALPAGLRAAVLAALPGLRLPPGVVPSEVRSRPNGRTEITLTDGVNMFALVTAPRGVRAAPGVASRQVAGGFVWLVGNLPDRALRAALAQVQRVDSPGLAALRGTFLEPGASDP
- a CDS encoding DUF1800 domain-containing protein, producing MSLPPHPRPLTSEDAAHFLRRTAFGATDAQIRALVGKNPRDVAREALRFDSRTAPGNPFDPSTGATPGAMLQLTRAAWLYELMYSPQPLRERLALTWSNHFVVGTDKVKNHPALAGYLGLLRRHAATPSFERFTLEVAQSPAMLRYLDNDLNRRGRPNENFARELLELFTVGIGTPGRPNYTEQDVREGARALTGWSFEGGRGNPRNTYLQTPRASFNPRQHDDGQKTYLGQTGRLGFEDVVHLAATHPQTAVFVSRKLHRTFLADTPDEAAVQGSAETFRRTGGNVGAVLEELLSSAAFYAPHSRARIIRGPVEYIVSAVRTLGGPKLEAKQLLNLAQTAGRMGQLLLQPDTVKGWDGGREWINDSALLTRLQVAAALSLGGTAPTLDAVPSDLALFGSETGPAQAALKGLNPKQRVYLALISPEFQLA
- a CDS encoding RNA polymerase sigma factor, with the translated sequence MTLREALAPPTAEDPGPPDAVLVRLAARDERAFEVLVRRHAGTVHRLAATMVGPGAADDVVQEVFISVHRGLKDFRGEATFSTWLHRVTLNACYGALRGKGHPTVSMHDAPEPLAPHDPARTGEQAELRDQLAQALQALPREQREAVSLRELAGLDYAEISRITGAELGTVKSRINRGRAALRAWLTRAGIEP